The Odocoileus virginianus isolate 20LAN1187 ecotype Illinois chromosome 12, Ovbor_1.2, whole genome shotgun sequence genome has a segment encoding these proteins:
- the GIT2 gene encoding ARF GTPase-activating protein GIT2 isoform X7 → MSKRVRSSEVCADCSGPDPSWASVNRGTFICDECCSVHRSLGRHISQVRHLKHTPWPPTLLQMVETLYNNGANSIWEHSLLDPTSIMSGRRKANPQDKVHPNKAEFIRAKYQMLAFVHRLPCRDDDSVTAKDLSKQLHSSVRTGNLETCLRLLSLGAQANFFHPEKGNTPLHVASKAGQILQAELLAVYGADPGTQDSSGKTPVDYARQGGHHELAERLVEIQYELTDRLAFYLCGRKPDHKNGQHFIIPQMADSSLDMSELAKAAKKKLQSLSNHLFEELAMDVYDEVDRRETDAVWLATQNHSTLVTETTVVPFLPVNPEYSSTRNQGRQKLARFNAHEFATLVIDILSDAKRRQQGSPLSSSKDNVELILKTISNQHSVESQDNDQPDYDSVASDEDTDPEATASKAHRQKLQTLQSENSNLRKQATTNIYQVQTGSEYTDTSNHSSLKRRPSARGSRPMSMYETGSGQKPYLPMGEVNHPEESRTRLQPFPAHASRLEKQNSTPESDYDNTPNDRDLEDMGSSRKGRQRNSVWQGDSSGPDIAEPHTASSPILPSTEDVIRKTEQITKNIQELLRAAQENKHDSYIPCSERIHIAVTEMAALFPKKPKSDMVRTSLRLLTSSAYRLQSECKKTLPGDPGPPTDIQLVTQQVIQCAYDIAKAAKQLVTITTKENNN, encoded by the exons ATCCTTCCTGGGCATCCGTAAATAGGGGAACTTTTATATGCGACGAGTGTTGCAGTGTCCATCGGAGTCTGGGGCGCCATATCTCTCAAGTGAGGCATCTTAAACACACACCATGGCCTCCAACATTGCTTCAG ATGGTTGAAACCTTGTATAATAATGGTGCTAATTCTATATGGGAGCATTCGTTACTGGACCCCACCTCTATTATGAGTGGAAGACGCAAAGCTAATCCACAGGATAAAGTACA TCCTAATAAAGCAGAATTCATCAGAGCCAAGTATCAGATGTTAGCATTTGTCCACCGCTTGCCCTGCCGGGATGATGACAGTGTGACTGCCAAAGATCTCAGTAAG cAACTCCATTCAAGCGTGAGAACAGGGAATCTTGAAACCTGTTTGAGGCTGTTATCTTTAGGAGCacaagccaacttttttcacccT GAGAAAGGAAACACCCCCCTCCACGTGGCCTCCAAAGCAGGGCAGATTCTACAGGCAGAATTGCTGGCAGTATACGGAGCAGACCCGGGCACCCAGGACTCCAGTGGGAAAACTCCTGTCGACTATGCCAG GCAAGGAGGGCACCATGAGCTGGCAGAGCGCCTTGTAGAAATACAGTACGAGCTGACTGACCGACTAGCCTTCTATCTCTGTGGCAGGAAACCAG ATCACAAAAATGGACAGCACTTTATAATACCTCAAATGGCAGACAG CAGCCTGGATATGTCTGAATTGGCAAAAGCTGCTAAGAAGAAACTTCAGTCT CTAAGTAATCATTTGTTTGAAGAACTTGCCATGGATGTGTACGATGAAGTTGACAGGCGAGAGACTGATGCAG TCTGGCTTGCCACGCAGAACCACAGCACCCTGGTGACTGAGACAACCGTCGTCCCCTTCCTTCCGGTCAATCCCGAGTACTCATCGACACGGAACCAG GGCAGACAGAAACTAGCTCGGTTTAACGCCCATGAGTTTGCCACTCTGGTTATCGACATTCTCAGTGACGCCAAGAGGAGACAGCAAGGCAGCCCTCTCTCTAGTTCAAAAG ACAATGTGGAACTGATACTGAAAACAATTAGTAACCAGCACAGTGTTGAGAGTCAGGACAATGACCAGCCAGACTATGACAGTGTGGCGTCAGACGAAGACACGGATCCGGAAGCTACTGCAAGCAAGGCCCACAGGCAAAAG CTTCAAACACTCCAGAGTGAAAATTCGAACCTCAGGAAACAGGCCACAACCAATATATATCAGGTGCAAACTGGTTCTGAGTACACAGACACTTCCAACCACTCTTCCTTAAAGCGACGTCCGTCTGCCCGTGGCAGTAGGCCCATGTCCATGTACGAGACGGGATCAGGTCAGAAACCCTATCTCCCAATGGGAGAAGTGAACCATCCCGAAGAGAGCAGGACGAGACTCCAGCCTTTCCCGGCGCAC GCATCCCGGCTGGAGAAGCAGAATAGCACACCTGAGAGTGACTATGACAACACTCCCAATGACAGGGACCTGGAGGACATGGG GTCAAGCAGGAAAGGGAGGCAGAGGAACTCAGTGTGGCAGGGTGACAGCTCAGGCCCAGACATAGCAGAGCCCCACACGGCCTCCAGCCCCATCCTCCCCAGCACCGAAGACGTCATCCGGAAGACGGAGCAGATCACCAAAAACATACAGGAGCTCTTAagggcagcccaagaaaataaacatgacaG TTATATTCCCTGCTCAGAGAGGATACACATAGCTGTTACAGAAATGGCGGCATTATTCCCCAAA AAACCCAAGTCTGACATGGTGAGGACCTCCCTCCGCTTACTGACATCCAGTGCCTACCGACTGCAGTCAGAATGCAAGAAAACCCTCCCAGGGGACCCAGGCCCACCCACGGACATCCAGCTGGTCACGCAGCAGGTCATCCAGTGTGCCTACGACATCGCCAAGGCCGCCAAGCAGCTGGTCACCATCACTACCAAAGAGAACAACAACTGA
- the GIT2 gene encoding ARF GTPase-activating protein GIT2 isoform X4 yields the protein MSKRVRSSEVCADCSGPDPSWASVNRGTFICDECCSVHRSLGRHISQVRHLKHTPWPPTLLQMVETLYNNGANSIWEHSLLDPTSIMSGRRKANPQDKVHPNKAEFIRAKYQMLAFVHRLPCRDDDSVTAKDLSKQLHSSVRTGNLETCLRLLSLGAQANFFHPEKGNTPLHVASKAGQILQAELLAVYGADPGTQDSSGKTPVDYARQGGHHELAERLVEIQYELTDRLAFYLCGRKPDHKNGQHFIIPQMADSSLDMSELAKAAKKKLQSLSNHLFEELAMDVYDEVDRRETDAVWLATQNHSTLVTETTVVPFLPVNPEYSSTRNQGRQKLARFNAHEFATLVIDILSDAKRRQQGSPLSSSKDNVELILKTISNQHSVESQDNDQPDYDSVASDEDTDPEATASKAHRQKSLDSDLSDGPVTVQEFLEVKNALVASEAKIQQLMKVNNNLSDELRIMQKKLQTLQSENSNLRKQATTNIYQVQTGSEYTDTSNHSSLKRRPSARGSRPMSMYETGSGQKPYLPMGEVNHPEESRTRLQPFPAHASRLEKQNSTPESDYDNTPNDRDLEDMGSSRKGRQRNSVWQGDSSGPDIAEPHTASSPILPSTEDVIRKTEQITKNIQELLRAAQENKHDSYIPCSERIHIAVTEMAALFPKKPKSDMVRTSLRLLTSSAYRLQSECKKTLPGDPGPPTDIQLVTQQVIQCAYDIAKAAKQLVTITTKENNN from the exons ATCCTTCCTGGGCATCCGTAAATAGGGGAACTTTTATATGCGACGAGTGTTGCAGTGTCCATCGGAGTCTGGGGCGCCATATCTCTCAAGTGAGGCATCTTAAACACACACCATGGCCTCCAACATTGCTTCAG ATGGTTGAAACCTTGTATAATAATGGTGCTAATTCTATATGGGAGCATTCGTTACTGGACCCCACCTCTATTATGAGTGGAAGACGCAAAGCTAATCCACAGGATAAAGTACA TCCTAATAAAGCAGAATTCATCAGAGCCAAGTATCAGATGTTAGCATTTGTCCACCGCTTGCCCTGCCGGGATGATGACAGTGTGACTGCCAAAGATCTCAGTAAG cAACTCCATTCAAGCGTGAGAACAGGGAATCTTGAAACCTGTTTGAGGCTGTTATCTTTAGGAGCacaagccaacttttttcacccT GAGAAAGGAAACACCCCCCTCCACGTGGCCTCCAAAGCAGGGCAGATTCTACAGGCAGAATTGCTGGCAGTATACGGAGCAGACCCGGGCACCCAGGACTCCAGTGGGAAAACTCCTGTCGACTATGCCAG GCAAGGAGGGCACCATGAGCTGGCAGAGCGCCTTGTAGAAATACAGTACGAGCTGACTGACCGACTAGCCTTCTATCTCTGTGGCAGGAAACCAG ATCACAAAAATGGACAGCACTTTATAATACCTCAAATGGCAGACAG CAGCCTGGATATGTCTGAATTGGCAAAAGCTGCTAAGAAGAAACTTCAGTCT CTAAGTAATCATTTGTTTGAAGAACTTGCCATGGATGTGTACGATGAAGTTGACAGGCGAGAGACTGATGCAG TCTGGCTTGCCACGCAGAACCACAGCACCCTGGTGACTGAGACAACCGTCGTCCCCTTCCTTCCGGTCAATCCCGAGTACTCATCGACACGGAACCAG GGCAGACAGAAACTAGCTCGGTTTAACGCCCATGAGTTTGCCACTCTGGTTATCGACATTCTCAGTGACGCCAAGAGGAGACAGCAAGGCAGCCCTCTCTCTAGTTCAAAAG ACAATGTGGAACTGATACTGAAAACAATTAGTAACCAGCACAGTGTTGAGAGTCAGGACAATGACCAGCCAGACTATGACAGTGTGGCGTCAGACGAAGACACGGATCCGGAAGCTACTGCAAGCAAGGCCCACAGGCAAAAG AGCCTAGATTCAGATTTATCAGATGGACCAGTCACTGTGCAGGAATTTTTGGAGGTCAAAAACGCTCTAGTGGCTTCTGAGGCCAAGATACAACAGCTAATGAAGGTGAATAACAACTTGAGTGACGAGCTGAGAATTATGCAGAAAAAG CTTCAAACACTCCAGAGTGAAAATTCGAACCTCAGGAAACAGGCCACAACCAATATATATCAGGTGCAAACTGGTTCTGAGTACACAGACACTTCCAACCACTCTTCCTTAAAGCGACGTCCGTCTGCCCGTGGCAGTAGGCCCATGTCCATGTACGAGACGGGATCAGGTCAGAAACCCTATCTCCCAATGGGAGAAGTGAACCATCCCGAAGAGAGCAGGACGAGACTCCAGCCTTTCCCGGCGCAC GCATCCCGGCTGGAGAAGCAGAATAGCACACCTGAGAGTGACTATGACAACACTCCCAATGACAGGGACCTGGAGGACATGGG GTCAAGCAGGAAAGGGAGGCAGAGGAACTCAGTGTGGCAGGGTGACAGCTCAGGCCCAGACATAGCAGAGCCCCACACGGCCTCCAGCCCCATCCTCCCCAGCACCGAAGACGTCATCCGGAAGACGGAGCAGATCACCAAAAACATACAGGAGCTCTTAagggcagcccaagaaaataaacatgacaG TTATATTCCCTGCTCAGAGAGGATACACATAGCTGTTACAGAAATGGCGGCATTATTCCCCAAA AAACCCAAGTCTGACATGGTGAGGACCTCCCTCCGCTTACTGACATCCAGTGCCTACCGACTGCAGTCAGAATGCAAGAAAACCCTCCCAGGGGACCCAGGCCCACCCACGGACATCCAGCTGGTCACGCAGCAGGTCATCCAGTGTGCCTACGACATCGCCAAGGCCGCCAAGCAGCTGGTCACCATCACTACCAAAGAGAACAACAACTGA
- the GIT2 gene encoding ARF GTPase-activating protein GIT2 isoform X3, producing the protein MSKRVRSSEVCADCSGPDPSWASVNRGTFICDECCSVHRSLGRHISQVRHLKHTPWPPTLLQMVETLYNNGANSIWEHSLLDPTSIMSGRRKANPQDKVHPNKAEFIRAKYQMLAFVHRLPCRDDDSVTAKDLSKQLHSSVRTGNLETCLRLLSLGAQANFFHPEKGNTPLHVASKAGQILQAELLAVYGADPGTQDSSGKTPVDYARQGGHHELAERLVEIQYELTDRLAFYLCGRKPDHKNGQHFIIPQMADSSLDMSELAKAAKKKLQSLSNHLFEELAMDVYDEVDRRETDAVWLATQNHSTLVTETTVVPFLPVNPEYSSTRNQGRQKLARFNAHEFATLVIDILSDAKRRQQGSPLSSSKDNVELILKTISNQHSVESQDNDQPDYDSVASDEDTDPEATASKAHRQKSLDSDLSDGPVTVQEFLEVKNALVASEAKIQQLMKLQTLQSENSNLRKQATTNIYQVQTGSEYTDTSNHSSLKRRPSARGSRPMSMYETGSGQKPYLPMGEVNHPEESRTRLQPFPAHIGRSAFVTSSSSLPSFPSTLSWSRDESTRRASRLEKQNSTPESDYDNTPNDRDLEDMGSSRKGRQRNSVWQGDSSGPDIAEPHTASSPILPSTEDVIRKTEQITKNIQELLRAAQENKHDSYIPCSERIHIAVTEMAALFPKKPKSDMVRTSLRLLTSSAYRLQSECKKTLPGDPGPPTDIQLVTQQVIQCAYDIAKAAKQLVTITTKENNN; encoded by the exons ATCCTTCCTGGGCATCCGTAAATAGGGGAACTTTTATATGCGACGAGTGTTGCAGTGTCCATCGGAGTCTGGGGCGCCATATCTCTCAAGTGAGGCATCTTAAACACACACCATGGCCTCCAACATTGCTTCAG ATGGTTGAAACCTTGTATAATAATGGTGCTAATTCTATATGGGAGCATTCGTTACTGGACCCCACCTCTATTATGAGTGGAAGACGCAAAGCTAATCCACAGGATAAAGTACA TCCTAATAAAGCAGAATTCATCAGAGCCAAGTATCAGATGTTAGCATTTGTCCACCGCTTGCCCTGCCGGGATGATGACAGTGTGACTGCCAAAGATCTCAGTAAG cAACTCCATTCAAGCGTGAGAACAGGGAATCTTGAAACCTGTTTGAGGCTGTTATCTTTAGGAGCacaagccaacttttttcacccT GAGAAAGGAAACACCCCCCTCCACGTGGCCTCCAAAGCAGGGCAGATTCTACAGGCAGAATTGCTGGCAGTATACGGAGCAGACCCGGGCACCCAGGACTCCAGTGGGAAAACTCCTGTCGACTATGCCAG GCAAGGAGGGCACCATGAGCTGGCAGAGCGCCTTGTAGAAATACAGTACGAGCTGACTGACCGACTAGCCTTCTATCTCTGTGGCAGGAAACCAG ATCACAAAAATGGACAGCACTTTATAATACCTCAAATGGCAGACAG CAGCCTGGATATGTCTGAATTGGCAAAAGCTGCTAAGAAGAAACTTCAGTCT CTAAGTAATCATTTGTTTGAAGAACTTGCCATGGATGTGTACGATGAAGTTGACAGGCGAGAGACTGATGCAG TCTGGCTTGCCACGCAGAACCACAGCACCCTGGTGACTGAGACAACCGTCGTCCCCTTCCTTCCGGTCAATCCCGAGTACTCATCGACACGGAACCAG GGCAGACAGAAACTAGCTCGGTTTAACGCCCATGAGTTTGCCACTCTGGTTATCGACATTCTCAGTGACGCCAAGAGGAGACAGCAAGGCAGCCCTCTCTCTAGTTCAAAAG ACAATGTGGAACTGATACTGAAAACAATTAGTAACCAGCACAGTGTTGAGAGTCAGGACAATGACCAGCCAGACTATGACAGTGTGGCGTCAGACGAAGACACGGATCCGGAAGCTACTGCAAGCAAGGCCCACAGGCAAAAG AGCCTAGATTCAGATTTATCAGATGGACCAGTCACTGTGCAGGAATTTTTGGAGGTCAAAAACGCTCTAGTGGCTTCTGAGGCCAAGATACAACAGCTAATGAAG CTTCAAACACTCCAGAGTGAAAATTCGAACCTCAGGAAACAGGCCACAACCAATATATATCAGGTGCAAACTGGTTCTGAGTACACAGACACTTCCAACCACTCTTCCTTAAAGCGACGTCCGTCTGCCCGTGGCAGTAGGCCCATGTCCATGTACGAGACGGGATCAGGTCAGAAACCCTATCTCCCAATGGGAGAAGTGAACCATCCCGAAGAGAGCAGGACGAGACTCCAGCCTTTCCCGGCGCAC ATTGGGAGGAGTGCATTTGTGACCTCCTCTTCGtctctgccttccttcccctccacACTGTCCTGGTCGAGGGACGAGAGCACCCGAAGG GCATCCCGGCTGGAGAAGCAGAATAGCACACCTGAGAGTGACTATGACAACACTCCCAATGACAGGGACCTGGAGGACATGGG GTCAAGCAGGAAAGGGAGGCAGAGGAACTCAGTGTGGCAGGGTGACAGCTCAGGCCCAGACATAGCAGAGCCCCACACGGCCTCCAGCCCCATCCTCCCCAGCACCGAAGACGTCATCCGGAAGACGGAGCAGATCACCAAAAACATACAGGAGCTCTTAagggcagcccaagaaaataaacatgacaG TTATATTCCCTGCTCAGAGAGGATACACATAGCTGTTACAGAAATGGCGGCATTATTCCCCAAA AAACCCAAGTCTGACATGGTGAGGACCTCCCTCCGCTTACTGACATCCAGTGCCTACCGACTGCAGTCAGAATGCAAGAAAACCCTCCCAGGGGACCCAGGCCCACCCACGGACATCCAGCTGGTCACGCAGCAGGTCATCCAGTGTGCCTACGACATCGCCAAGGCCGCCAAGCAGCTGGTCACCATCACTACCAAAGAGAACAACAACTGA
- the GIT2 gene encoding ARF GTPase-activating protein GIT2 isoform X1: protein MSKRVRSSEVCADCSGPDPSWASVNRGTFICDECCSVHRSLGRHISQVRHLKHTPWPPTLLQMVETLYNNGANSIWEHSLLDPTSIMSGRRKANPQDKVHPNKAEFIRAKYQMLAFVHRLPCRDDDSVTAKDLSKQLHSSVRTGNLETCLRLLSLGAQANFFHPEKGNTPLHVASKAGQILQAELLAVYGADPGTQDSSGKTPVDYARQGGHHELAERLVEIQYELTDRLAFYLCGRKPDHKNGQHFIIPQMADSSLDMSELAKAAKKKLQSLSNHLFEELAMDVYDEVDRRETDAVWLATQNHSTLVTETTVVPFLPVNPEYSSTRNQGRQKLARFNAHEFATLVIDILSDAKRRQQGSPLSSSKDNVELILKTISNQHSVESQDNDQPDYDSVASDEDTDPEATASKAHRQKSLDSDLSDGPVTVQEFLEVKNALVASEAKIQQLMKVNNNLSDELRIMQKKLQTLQSENSNLRKQATTNIYQVQTGSEYTDTSNHSSLKRRPSARGSRPMSMYETGSGQKPYLPMGEVNHPEESRTRLQPFPAHIGRSAFVTSSSSLPSFPSTLSWSRDESTRRASRLEKQNSTPESDYDNTPNDRDLEDMGSSRKGRQRNSVWQGDSSGPDIAEPHTASSPILPSTEDVIRKTEQITKNIQELLRAAQENKHDSYIPCSERIHIAVTEMAALFPKKPKSDMVRTSLRLLTSSAYRLQSECKKTLPGDPGPPTDIQLVTQQVIQCAYDIAKAAKQLVTITTKENNN, encoded by the exons ATCCTTCCTGGGCATCCGTAAATAGGGGAACTTTTATATGCGACGAGTGTTGCAGTGTCCATCGGAGTCTGGGGCGCCATATCTCTCAAGTGAGGCATCTTAAACACACACCATGGCCTCCAACATTGCTTCAG ATGGTTGAAACCTTGTATAATAATGGTGCTAATTCTATATGGGAGCATTCGTTACTGGACCCCACCTCTATTATGAGTGGAAGACGCAAAGCTAATCCACAGGATAAAGTACA TCCTAATAAAGCAGAATTCATCAGAGCCAAGTATCAGATGTTAGCATTTGTCCACCGCTTGCCCTGCCGGGATGATGACAGTGTGACTGCCAAAGATCTCAGTAAG cAACTCCATTCAAGCGTGAGAACAGGGAATCTTGAAACCTGTTTGAGGCTGTTATCTTTAGGAGCacaagccaacttttttcacccT GAGAAAGGAAACACCCCCCTCCACGTGGCCTCCAAAGCAGGGCAGATTCTACAGGCAGAATTGCTGGCAGTATACGGAGCAGACCCGGGCACCCAGGACTCCAGTGGGAAAACTCCTGTCGACTATGCCAG GCAAGGAGGGCACCATGAGCTGGCAGAGCGCCTTGTAGAAATACAGTACGAGCTGACTGACCGACTAGCCTTCTATCTCTGTGGCAGGAAACCAG ATCACAAAAATGGACAGCACTTTATAATACCTCAAATGGCAGACAG CAGCCTGGATATGTCTGAATTGGCAAAAGCTGCTAAGAAGAAACTTCAGTCT CTAAGTAATCATTTGTTTGAAGAACTTGCCATGGATGTGTACGATGAAGTTGACAGGCGAGAGACTGATGCAG TCTGGCTTGCCACGCAGAACCACAGCACCCTGGTGACTGAGACAACCGTCGTCCCCTTCCTTCCGGTCAATCCCGAGTACTCATCGACACGGAACCAG GGCAGACAGAAACTAGCTCGGTTTAACGCCCATGAGTTTGCCACTCTGGTTATCGACATTCTCAGTGACGCCAAGAGGAGACAGCAAGGCAGCCCTCTCTCTAGTTCAAAAG ACAATGTGGAACTGATACTGAAAACAATTAGTAACCAGCACAGTGTTGAGAGTCAGGACAATGACCAGCCAGACTATGACAGTGTGGCGTCAGACGAAGACACGGATCCGGAAGCTACTGCAAGCAAGGCCCACAGGCAAAAG AGCCTAGATTCAGATTTATCAGATGGACCAGTCACTGTGCAGGAATTTTTGGAGGTCAAAAACGCTCTAGTGGCTTCTGAGGCCAAGATACAACAGCTAATGAAGGTGAATAACAACTTGAGTGACGAGCTGAGAATTATGCAGAAAAAG CTTCAAACACTCCAGAGTGAAAATTCGAACCTCAGGAAACAGGCCACAACCAATATATATCAGGTGCAAACTGGTTCTGAGTACACAGACACTTCCAACCACTCTTCCTTAAAGCGACGTCCGTCTGCCCGTGGCAGTAGGCCCATGTCCATGTACGAGACGGGATCAGGTCAGAAACCCTATCTCCCAATGGGAGAAGTGAACCATCCCGAAGAGAGCAGGACGAGACTCCAGCCTTTCCCGGCGCAC ATTGGGAGGAGTGCATTTGTGACCTCCTCTTCGtctctgccttccttcccctccacACTGTCCTGGTCGAGGGACGAGAGCACCCGAAGG GCATCCCGGCTGGAGAAGCAGAATAGCACACCTGAGAGTGACTATGACAACACTCCCAATGACAGGGACCTGGAGGACATGGG GTCAAGCAGGAAAGGGAGGCAGAGGAACTCAGTGTGGCAGGGTGACAGCTCAGGCCCAGACATAGCAGAGCCCCACACGGCCTCCAGCCCCATCCTCCCCAGCACCGAAGACGTCATCCGGAAGACGGAGCAGATCACCAAAAACATACAGGAGCTCTTAagggcagcccaagaaaataaacatgacaG TTATATTCCCTGCTCAGAGAGGATACACATAGCTGTTACAGAAATGGCGGCATTATTCCCCAAA AAACCCAAGTCTGACATGGTGAGGACCTCCCTCCGCTTACTGACATCCAGTGCCTACCGACTGCAGTCAGAATGCAAGAAAACCCTCCCAGGGGACCCAGGCCCACCCACGGACATCCAGCTGGTCACGCAGCAGGTCATCCAGTGTGCCTACGACATCGCCAAGGCCGCCAAGCAGCTGGTCACCATCACTACCAAAGAGAACAACAACTGA
- the GIT2 gene encoding ARF GTPase-activating protein GIT2 isoform X2, producing the protein MSKRVRSSEVCADCSGPDPSWASVNRGTFICDECCSVHRSLGRHISQVRHLKHTPWPPTLLQMVETLYNNGANSIWEHSLLDPTSIMSGRRKANPQDKVHPNKAEFIRAKYQMLAFVHRLPCRDDDSVTAKDLSKQLHSSVRTGNLETCLRLLSLGAQANFFHPEKGNTPLHVASKAGQILQAELLAVYGADPGTQDSSGKTPVDYARQGGHHELAERLVEIQYELTDRLAFYLCGRKPDHKNGQHFIIPQMADSLDMSELAKAAKKKLQSLSNHLFEELAMDVYDEVDRRETDAVWLATQNHSTLVTETTVVPFLPVNPEYSSTRNQGRQKLARFNAHEFATLVIDILSDAKRRQQGSPLSSSKDNVELILKTISNQHSVESQDNDQPDYDSVASDEDTDPEATASKAHRQKSLDSDLSDGPVTVQEFLEVKNALVASEAKIQQLMKVNNNLSDELRIMQKKLQTLQSENSNLRKQATTNIYQVQTGSEYTDTSNHSSLKRRPSARGSRPMSMYETGSGQKPYLPMGEVNHPEESRTRLQPFPAHIGRSAFVTSSSSLPSFPSTLSWSRDESTRRASRLEKQNSTPESDYDNTPNDRDLEDMGSSRKGRQRNSVWQGDSSGPDIAEPHTASSPILPSTEDVIRKTEQITKNIQELLRAAQENKHDSYIPCSERIHIAVTEMAALFPKKPKSDMVRTSLRLLTSSAYRLQSECKKTLPGDPGPPTDIQLVTQQVIQCAYDIAKAAKQLVTITTKENNN; encoded by the exons ATCCTTCCTGGGCATCCGTAAATAGGGGAACTTTTATATGCGACGAGTGTTGCAGTGTCCATCGGAGTCTGGGGCGCCATATCTCTCAAGTGAGGCATCTTAAACACACACCATGGCCTCCAACATTGCTTCAG ATGGTTGAAACCTTGTATAATAATGGTGCTAATTCTATATGGGAGCATTCGTTACTGGACCCCACCTCTATTATGAGTGGAAGACGCAAAGCTAATCCACAGGATAAAGTACA TCCTAATAAAGCAGAATTCATCAGAGCCAAGTATCAGATGTTAGCATTTGTCCACCGCTTGCCCTGCCGGGATGATGACAGTGTGACTGCCAAAGATCTCAGTAAG cAACTCCATTCAAGCGTGAGAACAGGGAATCTTGAAACCTGTTTGAGGCTGTTATCTTTAGGAGCacaagccaacttttttcacccT GAGAAAGGAAACACCCCCCTCCACGTGGCCTCCAAAGCAGGGCAGATTCTACAGGCAGAATTGCTGGCAGTATACGGAGCAGACCCGGGCACCCAGGACTCCAGTGGGAAAACTCCTGTCGACTATGCCAG GCAAGGAGGGCACCATGAGCTGGCAGAGCGCCTTGTAGAAATACAGTACGAGCTGACTGACCGACTAGCCTTCTATCTCTGTGGCAGGAAACCAG ATCACAAAAATGGACAGCACTTTATAATACCTCAAATGGCAGACAG CCTGGATATGTCTGAATTGGCAAAAGCTGCTAAGAAGAAACTTCAGTCT CTAAGTAATCATTTGTTTGAAGAACTTGCCATGGATGTGTACGATGAAGTTGACAGGCGAGAGACTGATGCAG TCTGGCTTGCCACGCAGAACCACAGCACCCTGGTGACTGAGACAACCGTCGTCCCCTTCCTTCCGGTCAATCCCGAGTACTCATCGACACGGAACCAG GGCAGACAGAAACTAGCTCGGTTTAACGCCCATGAGTTTGCCACTCTGGTTATCGACATTCTCAGTGACGCCAAGAGGAGACAGCAAGGCAGCCCTCTCTCTAGTTCAAAAG ACAATGTGGAACTGATACTGAAAACAATTAGTAACCAGCACAGTGTTGAGAGTCAGGACAATGACCAGCCAGACTATGACAGTGTGGCGTCAGACGAAGACACGGATCCGGAAGCTACTGCAAGCAAGGCCCACAGGCAAAAG AGCCTAGATTCAGATTTATCAGATGGACCAGTCACTGTGCAGGAATTTTTGGAGGTCAAAAACGCTCTAGTGGCTTCTGAGGCCAAGATACAACAGCTAATGAAGGTGAATAACAACTTGAGTGACGAGCTGAGAATTATGCAGAAAAAG CTTCAAACACTCCAGAGTGAAAATTCGAACCTCAGGAAACAGGCCACAACCAATATATATCAGGTGCAAACTGGTTCTGAGTACACAGACACTTCCAACCACTCTTCCTTAAAGCGACGTCCGTCTGCCCGTGGCAGTAGGCCCATGTCCATGTACGAGACGGGATCAGGTCAGAAACCCTATCTCCCAATGGGAGAAGTGAACCATCCCGAAGAGAGCAGGACGAGACTCCAGCCTTTCCCGGCGCAC ATTGGGAGGAGTGCATTTGTGACCTCCTCTTCGtctctgccttccttcccctccacACTGTCCTGGTCGAGGGACGAGAGCACCCGAAGG GCATCCCGGCTGGAGAAGCAGAATAGCACACCTGAGAGTGACTATGACAACACTCCCAATGACAGGGACCTGGAGGACATGGG GTCAAGCAGGAAAGGGAGGCAGAGGAACTCAGTGTGGCAGGGTGACAGCTCAGGCCCAGACATAGCAGAGCCCCACACGGCCTCCAGCCCCATCCTCCCCAGCACCGAAGACGTCATCCGGAAGACGGAGCAGATCACCAAAAACATACAGGAGCTCTTAagggcagcccaagaaaataaacatgacaG TTATATTCCCTGCTCAGAGAGGATACACATAGCTGTTACAGAAATGGCGGCATTATTCCCCAAA AAACCCAAGTCTGACATGGTGAGGACCTCCCTCCGCTTACTGACATCCAGTGCCTACCGACTGCAGTCAGAATGCAAGAAAACCCTCCCAGGGGACCCAGGCCCACCCACGGACATCCAGCTGGTCACGCAGCAGGTCATCCAGTGTGCCTACGACATCGCCAAGGCCGCCAAGCAGCTGGTCACCATCACTACCAAAGAGAACAACAACTGA